A single genomic interval of Devosia oryziradicis harbors:
- a CDS encoding ATP-binding protein, translating to MAAAQAEAGNRTKSTFLATMSHEIRTPLNGIIGMVDLLVDEEASAAKLSKLGIIRQSGDVLLEIINDVLDFSKLEAGDVELETVDYRLEDVMSSVRSVIGSRAANKMVALDFRYPDLTLRGDQARLRQVLLNLVGNAVKFTEVGSVVVSCTLDHETGELHFSVTDTGIGIADEARIRLFKEFSQVDSSINRRFGGSGLGLAICGRLVEAMGGAIEVTSTLGVGSTFSITLPYAAGSAAVQAEDIPPAAARLEPGRKVLLVEDNAVNRQVATGLLAKLGVVVELAENGQQAVEMVPGGGFDLVLMDMQMPVMDGLAATRQLRSAGCAVPIVGLTANAFVSDREACLAAGMNDFMTKPVNRDKLHTMLVKWLASEPADALPKPEEGDTPDLIDLLQQRSLEAELGVDTMSTLKAGFWLDAHAQFDQIRHARNVNDDRKVDDILHTLKGAAYTLGYQALAQAAQSAREATLTETGFALLEDTARQTKLADIESVV from the coding sequence CTGGCTGCTGCCCAGGCAGAGGCGGGCAATCGCACGAAATCGACATTCCTTGCCACCATGAGCCATGAGATCCGAACTCCGCTCAACGGCATCATCGGGATGGTGGATTTGCTCGTCGACGAGGAAGCCAGCGCGGCAAAGCTGTCCAAGCTCGGAATCATCCGGCAGTCCGGAGACGTGCTGCTCGAGATCATCAACGACGTGCTCGACTTTTCCAAGCTCGAGGCAGGCGACGTGGAACTTGAAACCGTCGACTACCGCCTGGAGGACGTCATGTCGTCCGTCAGGTCAGTCATTGGATCGCGGGCAGCCAACAAGATGGTCGCTTTGGATTTCCGCTATCCGGACCTCACGCTGCGCGGCGACCAGGCAAGACTGCGCCAGGTCCTGCTGAACCTGGTCGGCAACGCCGTGAAGTTCACGGAAGTCGGTTCCGTTGTTGTGTCATGCACGCTGGACCATGAGACCGGAGAACTGCATTTCAGCGTGACCGACACCGGAATCGGCATAGCTGACGAGGCCCGCATTCGGCTGTTCAAGGAATTCAGCCAGGTAGACTCGTCCATCAACAGGCGTTTCGGAGGCAGCGGGCTGGGTCTTGCGATCTGCGGTCGCCTGGTGGAAGCGATGGGTGGTGCCATCGAAGTGACGAGCACACTCGGCGTTGGCAGCACCTTCAGTATCACTCTGCCATACGCCGCAGGCTCCGCTGCGGTTCAAGCCGAGGACATCCCTCCTGCCGCAGCTCGCCTCGAGCCTGGCCGCAAGGTACTCCTGGTCGAGGACAACGCGGTCAATCGTCAGGTCGCAACCGGTTTGCTAGCCAAGCTTGGCGTCGTCGTGGAACTGGCTGAGAACGGCCAGCAAGCGGTCGAGATGGTTCCAGGCGGTGGGTTCGACCTTGTGCTCATGGACATGCAGATGCCGGTGATGGACGGCTTGGCCGCAACCCGACAGTTGCGCTCGGCCGGGTGTGCCGTTCCCATCGTCGGCCTCACCGCCAACGCCTTCGTGTCCGACCGGGAAGCCTGTCTTGCCGCCGGCATGAACGACTTCATGACGAAACCGGTCAATCGGGATAAACTTCACACCATGCTCGTGAAGTGGCTGGCGTCGGAACCCGCTGATGCATTGCCGAAGCCCGAGGAAGGCGACACCCCGGACCTGATCGACTTGCTTCAGCAGCGTTCGCTCGAAGCAGAACTCGGGGTCGATACCATGAGCACGCTCAAGGCAGGATTCTGGTTGGACGCTCATGCCCAGTTCGACCAGATCCGACATGCCCGCAACGTCAATGACGACCGAAAAGTGGACGATATCCTACATACGCTCAAGGGCGCCGCCTACACCTTGGGCTACCAGGCTCTGGCCCAGGCCGCACAATCTGCGCGCGAGGCAACGCTCACGGAAACCGGCTTTGCGCTTTTGGAGGATACAGCTCGACAGACGAAACTCGCGGACATCGAGTCGGTGGTCTGA
- a CDS encoding response regulator transcription factor, whose protein sequence is MQFRIAVVEDDQIVSSTVVDILQTAGFTAIACHTAEALLALMRSGRPPDLILLDLQLPDQDGIALATSIRTTSNVPIIMLTGRSGEIDRIVGLEIGADDYVVKPFSNLELLARVKAILRRSKAVQAAVQRREGFRFEGFFLDLQARRLDAPDGSSVQLTVAEFDLLHALLRSRGRVLSRDQLLDMTHHTEADVFDRTIDVLILRLRRKIEPVPSQPRFIRTERGLGYIFAGDVEAVSG, encoded by the coding sequence GTGCAGTTCCGCATAGCTGTCGTCGAGGACGATCAGATCGTCAGCTCGACGGTCGTCGATATTTTGCAGACGGCGGGATTCACCGCCATCGCCTGCCACACCGCGGAAGCGCTGCTCGCGTTGATGCGGTCAGGCAGGCCGCCCGATCTCATCTTGCTCGATCTGCAGCTGCCCGATCAGGACGGTATTGCCCTGGCGACGAGTATCCGGACGACCAGCAATGTTCCCATCATCATGCTGACCGGACGATCGGGTGAGATTGACCGTATCGTTGGCCTCGAAATCGGGGCGGACGATTATGTGGTCAAGCCGTTCAGTAACCTGGAGCTCCTGGCCCGGGTCAAAGCCATCCTGCGGCGATCCAAGGCGGTGCAAGCAGCGGTGCAGCGGCGAGAAGGCTTCCGCTTCGAAGGCTTTTTTCTTGACCTGCAGGCCCGCAGGCTGGATGCGCCAGATGGGTCATCGGTGCAACTGACGGTGGCCGAATTCGACCTCCTGCACGCGCTTCTCCGCTCCCGCGGCCGCGTGCTGAGCAGAGATCAGCTGCTGGACATGACCCATCACACCGAAGCCGACGTTTTTGATCGCACCATCGACGTGTTGATCCTGCGTCTGCGTCGCAAGATCGAGCCGGTGCCCAGTCAACCACGCTTCATCCGCACCGAGCGCGGCCTGGGCTACATATTTGCGGGCGACGTCGAAGCAGTTTCCGGTTGA
- a CDS encoding ABC transporter substrate-binding protein, whose product MRLLNALTAMTMLGVAATPAMALEGNLNVYCSVQVEWCEAIATEFQKATGVNVNMTQKGSGEVLAQIIAEGENPKGDVWFGGTGDPHLIAAASELTEIYESPNLANLHEWAHQQYGAASGRSVGIYSGAIGFGYNTELLADKGVEPPQCWADLLKPEYAGEIQMANPNSSGTAYVVIATLVQLMGEEEAFAYLKALHSSINTYQRSGTGPIKAVGRGETSVSISFVHDAVTEANAGFPVGYSIPCEGTGYEVGSMSIISGAPNEENARAFYDYALTAEAQRLGYEVAKQLQMPSNKDAPLPPNAPDLSKITLIDYDFRTFGAEAARTHLISRWDSEIGAMPQ is encoded by the coding sequence ATGCGACTACTCAATGCACTGACGGCCATGACCATGCTCGGCGTTGCCGCGACGCCTGCCATGGCGCTGGAAGGCAACCTCAACGTCTATTGCTCGGTTCAAGTCGAATGGTGCGAGGCCATCGCCACCGAATTCCAGAAGGCCACCGGCGTCAACGTCAACATGACCCAGAAGGGCTCGGGTGAAGTACTGGCCCAGATCATCGCCGAAGGCGAGAACCCGAAGGGCGACGTCTGGTTCGGCGGCACCGGCGACCCCCACCTTATCGCTGCGGCCAGCGAGCTGACGGAAATCTATGAGTCGCCCAACCTGGCCAACCTGCACGAATGGGCCCACCAGCAATACGGCGCCGCCAGCGGACGCTCGGTGGGCATCTATTCGGGAGCGATCGGCTTCGGGTACAATACCGAACTGCTGGCAGACAAGGGCGTTGAGCCGCCCCAGTGCTGGGCTGACCTGCTTAAGCCGGAATATGCCGGCGAAATCCAGATGGCGAACCCCAATTCTTCCGGTACCGCCTATGTCGTCATCGCCACGCTCGTGCAGTTGATGGGCGAGGAAGAAGCCTTCGCCTATCTCAAGGCGCTGCACAGCAGCATCAACACCTACCAGCGGTCGGGCACGGGCCCGATCAAGGCGGTCGGTCGCGGCGAGACCTCGGTATCGATCTCGTTCGTGCATGACGCGGTCACGGAGGCCAACGCCGGCTTCCCGGTCGGTTACTCCATCCCCTGCGAAGGGACGGGCTATGAAGTGGGCTCGATGTCGATCATTTCAGGCGCACCCAATGAAGAAAATGCCCGCGCCTTCTACGACTATGCCCTGACCGCCGAGGCGCAACGCCTGGGCTACGAAGTGGCCAAGCAGTTGCAGATGCCGTCCAACAAGGATGCGCCGCTGCCGCCCAACGCGCCCGATCTCAGCAAGATCACCCTGATCGACTACGACTTCCGCACCTTCGGCGCAGAAGCCGCGCGGACCCACCTGATTTCCCGCTGGGACAGTGAAATCGGCGCCATGCCGCAGTAG
- a CDS encoding ABC transporter ATP-binding protein, whose protein sequence is MNTSRPSGGAALNLSGVCKNYGQVSAVKPLDLDIAPGSLVTLLGPSGCGKTTLLRMIAGLERVSGGRITIGGRDVTQASAGERNVTMVFQSYALFPHMSVLDNVSYGLISSGVRKADAYRQAEAALETVGLKGFGGRLPSEMSGGQQQRVAVARALVLNPDVLLFDEPLSNLDAKLRRNMREEIRALQQRLGVTVVYVTHDQSEALAVSDQIVVMRNAEIAQLGTPRELYKHPESVFVATFMGDANHVRGTLSNKAGDSATVELGTIALSLPHRDLPEGPVDVIIRPECIRFSVGVDQATLEATVLTATYMGSHAEYNLETPIGRLFVVDQEGPSRLHAIGERVRVSLAEHGVLVVRP, encoded by the coding sequence ATGAATACCTCACGCCCATCCGGTGGTGCAGCGCTCAACCTCAGCGGCGTTTGCAAGAACTACGGTCAAGTCAGCGCAGTGAAGCCGCTCGACCTGGATATTGCACCCGGTTCACTTGTCACCCTGCTCGGCCCCTCGGGTTGTGGCAAGACAACCCTGCTGCGCATGATCGCCGGCCTGGAGCGGGTCTCCGGCGGCCGCATTACTATCGGCGGGCGAGACGTTACCCAGGCCTCGGCCGGTGAACGCAACGTCACCATGGTGTTCCAGTCCTACGCGCTGTTTCCTCATATGTCGGTGCTCGACAACGTTTCCTACGGCTTGATCTCGAGCGGCGTCCGCAAGGCCGATGCATATCGCCAGGCCGAAGCGGCGCTCGAAACGGTCGGCCTCAAAGGCTTTGGCGGACGCCTGCCGTCGGAGATGTCGGGTGGCCAGCAGCAGCGCGTGGCGGTGGCCCGCGCGCTCGTACTCAATCCGGACGTGCTGCTGTTCGACGAGCCACTCTCTAACCTGGATGCCAAGCTGCGGCGCAACATGCGCGAGGAAATCCGGGCATTGCAGCAGCGGCTGGGCGTCACGGTGGTCTATGTCACCCACGACCAGAGCGAAGCGCTGGCCGTATCGGATCAGATCGTGGTGATGCGCAATGCAGAAATCGCCCAGCTCGGCACGCCGCGTGAACTCTATAAGCATCCGGAGAGCGTCTTTGTCGCCACCTTCATGGGCGACGCCAATCATGTGCGCGGCACACTGAGCAATAAAGCCGGCGACAGCGCAACAGTCGAACTCGGAACCATCGCCTTGAGCCTACCGCACCGCGACCTGCCGGAGGGGCCGGTGGACGTCATCATCCGCCCCGAATGCATCAGGTTCAGTGTCGGCGTGGACCAAGCCACGCTGGAAGCCACCGTGCTGACAGCGACCTATATGGGGTCGCACGCCGAATATAATCTTGAGACCCCCATAGGCAGGCTATTCGTCGTCGATCAGGAAGGACCATCCCGGTTGCATGCCATCGGTGAGCGGGTACGGGTCTCTCTCGCCGAGCACGGTGTGCTCGTGGTACGTCCCTAA
- a CDS encoding ABC transporter permease, producing MTRLDLTPLWWLLILLGVAVLPWHAQGHGFAASDLLALFSTDVANGSALNQALMHHRWWLWPVLVAAMLPALGLARQNWLGYAGVVGLAAIVLQAATIGLRGWTMPWLNALFGELADRQPGIGLGAVATFIGFLFLFTGDLARRGLFGGDRFIAGTVGFLATSIALFTAWPVLTLLGRGFAAPRDGSLVDAILVRMFAPKIWSLACVTGGGNCGVAWNSILLAVATASACTLLGLAFALIVTRTGFRYRKALRLLTILPIITPSFVVGLGLILIFGRSGVINQALEFLFGIEPGRWIYGFNGVWLAQTFSFTPTAFLVLIGVVAGVSPSMEEASETLRAAPMRTFLKVSLPLMLPGIVNAFLVTFIESLADFGNPILLAGSFGVLSTEIFFAVVGAQADFGRAASLALILLVFAVAVFLLQRAVVGRKSYVSMTGKGDSGRPAALPRPMLWLASAVVGIWATLTIAIYLLALAGGFVTIWGRDWTFTLGHFAKAFAIDWGINGQLIWSGGAWDSLFTTVTLAAIAAPLTAAIGILAAWVVSRQRFVGRQLLEFALMLSFCVPGTVIGVAYILTFNVPPLEVTGTAIILILCFVFRNLPVGVRAGIAALSQVDKSLDEASSTLRASTGRTMFRVVLPLIRPAIFTALVYSFVRAITTVSAVIFLVSAEHELATVYIINRAINGDYGLAIAYCTVLVAVMMTAVGCIHLLVGERKLGRRDQPQPILTPSMEKLA from the coding sequence ATGACCCGCCTCGACCTGACACCTCTGTGGTGGCTGCTGATCCTGCTTGGCGTCGCCGTCCTGCCCTGGCATGCCCAGGGCCACGGCTTCGCGGCCTCGGATCTGCTGGCCCTGTTCAGCACCGATGTCGCGAACGGCTCGGCGCTCAACCAGGCGCTGATGCATCACCGCTGGTGGCTCTGGCCGGTGCTGGTGGCAGCTATGCTGCCGGCCCTGGGCCTGGCCCGGCAAAACTGGCTGGGCTATGCCGGTGTCGTGGGGCTCGCCGCGATCGTACTCCAGGCCGCCACGATAGGACTGAGGGGCTGGACCATGCCCTGGCTCAACGCGCTGTTCGGCGAGCTTGCCGATCGCCAGCCTGGGATCGGACTTGGCGCGGTCGCAACCTTCATCGGCTTTCTGTTCTTGTTCACCGGCGACCTGGCGCGACGTGGCCTTTTCGGCGGCGACCGCTTCATCGCCGGGACAGTCGGGTTCCTGGCCACCTCCATTGCCCTGTTCACCGCGTGGCCCGTGCTGACCCTGCTCGGTCGAGGCTTTGCGGCACCGCGGGACGGCAGCCTGGTCGATGCCATCCTCGTTCGCATGTTTGCTCCCAAGATATGGAGCCTGGCCTGCGTCACCGGCGGTGGCAATTGCGGCGTGGCCTGGAATTCGATCCTGCTCGCGGTCGCCACCGCCAGTGCCTGTACGCTGCTCGGCCTCGCCTTTGCGCTGATCGTCACCCGCACCGGCTTCCGCTATCGCAAGGCGCTTCGCCTGCTGACGATCCTCCCCATCATCACGCCGTCCTTTGTCGTCGGCCTGGGACTGATCCTGATCTTCGGCCGTTCCGGCGTCATCAACCAGGCGCTGGAATTCCTGTTCGGCATTGAACCCGGGCGCTGGATCTACGGCTTCAACGGCGTCTGGCTGGCGCAGACCTTCAGCTTCACGCCAACGGCGTTCCTCGTGCTGATCGGCGTGGTCGCCGGGGTGTCGCCCAGCATGGAAGAGGCGTCCGAGACCCTGCGCGCTGCGCCGATGCGGACCTTCCTCAAAGTGTCGCTGCCGCTGATGCTGCCGGGCATCGTCAACGCTTTCCTCGTGACCTTCATCGAGAGCCTGGCCGATTTCGGCAATCCGATCCTCCTGGCAGGCTCCTTCGGCGTGCTCTCGACGGAAATCTTCTTCGCCGTGGTCGGTGCTCAGGCTGATTTCGGCCGCGCGGCTTCTCTGGCACTGATCCTCCTGGTTTTCGCCGTCGCTGTCTTCCTGCTGCAACGTGCAGTCGTGGGTCGCAAATCCTATGTGTCGATGACCGGCAAGGGCGATTCCGGCCGTCCTGCAGCACTGCCCCGGCCTATGCTGTGGCTCGCCTCTGCCGTCGTGGGCATCTGGGCGACGTTGACCATCGCTATTTATCTACTGGCTCTTGCGGGCGGCTTCGTCACCATCTGGGGACGGGACTGGACCTTCACACTGGGCCACTTCGCCAAGGCCTTCGCCATCGACTGGGGCATTAACGGACAGTTGATCTGGTCGGGCGGCGCCTGGGATTCGCTTTTCACGACGGTGACCTTGGCTGCGATCGCAGCGCCCCTGACCGCCGCGATTGGTATCCTGGCGGCCTGGGTGGTCTCCCGGCAGCGCTTTGTCGGGCGCCAATTGCTCGAATTTGCCCTCATGCTCAGCTTTTGCGTGCCGGGCACGGTGATCGGCGTCGCCTATATCCTCACCTTCAACGTGCCACCGCTCGAAGTGACCGGGACGGCGATTATCCTCATCCTTTGCTTCGTGTTCCGTAACCTGCCGGTAGGCGTGCGGGCAGGCATTGCCGCGCTCAGCCAGGTCGACAAGAGCCTCGACGAGGCCTCCTCGACACTGCGTGCTTCCACTGGCCGCACCATGTTCCGCGTCGTGCTGCCGCTGATCCGCCCCGCCATTTTCACCGCCCTGGTCTACTCGTTCGTGCGGGCCATCACCACGGTCAGCGCCGTCATCTTCCTGGTCTCCGCCGAGCACGAACTGGCGACGGTCTACATCATCAATCGCGCCATCAACGGCGATTACGGCCTGGCCATCGCCTACTGCACCGTCCTGGTTGCGGTAATGATGACGGCCGTCGGCTGCATCCACCTGCTGGTCGGCGAACGCAAGCTGGGACGCCGCGACCAGCCCCAACCAATCCTCACACCATCCATGGAAAAGCTCGCATGA